One segment of Ricinus communis isolate WT05 ecotype wild-type chromosome 8, ASM1957865v1, whole genome shotgun sequence DNA contains the following:
- the LOC107262205 gene encoding uncharacterized protein LOC107262205, protein MVAQCKPKDMEHVVYYLSKKLLSYGSKYNIMEKTFLAMIWAIRKLRHYFQSYKVQVVKGRAVAVVLSQNVIEGDHPWDMEFLDENLGAIEIQEWKMYFDGVVNARGAGCALLSRGLDNSSSNGTKREAIVLDLKRFIENKEYVEEEKFRERYTLQIQDRNYISHEGILYKRMVSGAQLRCVTKLEAQVVIEEMYKGVCGPHMKGIVLTRKIIWQGYYWLTMERDCIALVRKCREHQLHNDLSHIPLIELHNDLSHIPLTELHNLISSWPFAAWGIDIIGKIKPHSNGHKFIVVAIDYFSKLVEAVLFNSEGARQMARFIERNLICRYGVPHHVVMDNRV, encoded by the exons ATGGTAGCACAGTGCAAACCCAAGGACATGGAGCATGTAGTCTATTACCTCAGTAAGAAGTTGCTGTCTTATGGGTCGAAGTATAACATCATGGAAAAGACGTTCCTAGCCATGATATGGGCTATAAGGAAGTTGAGACACTACTTTCAGTCTTATAAAGTGCAg GTTGTCAAGGGTAGGGCCGTAGCTGTGGTTTTATCTCAAAATGTGATTGAAGGAGATCACCCTTGGGATATGGAGTTTCTTGATGAAAATCTAGGGGCAATCGAGATCCAAGAGTGGAAGATGTACTTCGATGGAGTTGTAAATGCAAGAGGTGCAGG GTGCGCCTTGTTATCAAGGGGATTGGATAATTCAAGTTCAAATGGGACCAAAAGAGAAGCTATAGTTTTAGATCTGAAGAGgtttatagaaaataaggaatatgtagaagaagagaaatttAGGGAAAGATACACGCTGCAAATTCAAGATAGGAATTATATCAGCCATGAGGGAATCCTGTATAAAAGAATGGTGTCAGGTGCACAACTCCGATGTGTGACAAAACTAGAAGCTCAAGtagtgatagaggaaatgTACAAAGGAGTATGCGGGCCTCATATGAAAGGCATAGTGTTAACTAGGAAGATCATATGGCAAGGTTATTATTGGTTAACAATGGAAAGAGATTGTATAGCACTGGTAAGAAAATGTCGTGAACACCAGCTGCACAATGACCTTAGTCATATACCTTTGATCGAGCTGCATAATGACCTGAGTCATATACCTCTAACCGAGCTACACAACTTAATATCTTCTTGGCCCTTTGCTGCTTGGGGAATCGACATCATTGGTAAAATTAAACCTCATTCGAATGGTCACAAGTTCATAGTCGTAGCAATTGACTACTTCTCAAAGTTGGTTGAAGCTGTATTGTTCAACAGCGAGGGGGCAAGGCAGATGGCCAGATTTATAGAAAGGAACCTGATCTGTAGATATGGGGTTCCACATCATGTCGTGATGGATAATAGGGTGTAG